A genomic window from Solanum stenotomum isolate F172 chromosome 10, ASM1918654v1, whole genome shotgun sequence includes:
- the LOC125843298 gene encoding probable copper-transporting ATPase HMA5 isoform X2 has protein sequence MHHEKSSQVCRIQVNGMTCTSCSTTLESALQVIPGVQKARVALATQEAEICYDPKIVECNQLLEAIGNTGFEGILISTGGDSSQILLKVDGVDTENCAKLIQNSLLAIQGVQEIDFDLQLKKLSVSYTADVTGPRDFIRAIESTESGCFKACIFPQGREREEHRQHEIRQYHKAFIWSLVFTIPVFFTSMVFMYIPGLKNVLETKVANMLTVGQVLRWALSTPVQFIIGRKFYVGAYISLSHGYANMDVLIALGTNAAYFYSVYSVLRAATSPTFKASDFFETSSMLISFILLGKYLEVLARGKTSEAIAKLMDLAPKTATLLTLDDKGNVVNEEEVDSQLIQKNDVIKTIPGSKVACDGLVIWGQSHINESMITGESHPVTRKTGDMVIGGTLNENGVLHIKATRVGSETALSQIVRLVESAQMAKAPVQRFADHISKYFVPIVIALSFCTWVSWFLAGTFNAYPRTWIPSSMDSFELALQFGISVMVVACPCALGLATPTAVMVGTGVGASLGVLIKGGQALESAQEVNCIVFDKTGTLTIGKPMVVNTRIFKTMVPQEFYELIAAAEGNSDHPLAKAIVEYAKKLRGSEENLAWPEASDFESITGHGVKAVICNKEVILGNKSLMVEQGIAIPVEAEEALAETEGQAQTGILVSIDKELIGVLSVSDLLKPEAPEVISILKSMNVESMIVTGDNWGTANAIAKQVGIERKNVVAEAKPEQKAEKVKELQYTGFRKSCGNGRRWS, from the exons atgCATCATGAGAAGTCCTCACAAGTATGCAGGATTCAAGTGAATGGAATGACTTGTACTTCATGCTCCACAACTCTTGAATCAGCATTGCAGGTAATCCCTGGTGTACAAAAAGCACGAGTCGCGTTAGCAACTCAAGAAGCTGAAATCTGTTATGATCCAAAAATAGTTGAGTGTAATCAGTTGTTGGAAGCTATTGGAAATACAGGATTTGAAGGCATATTGATTAGTACAGGAGGAGATAGTAGTCAAATACTGCTTAAAGTTGATGGAGTTGACACTGAGAATTGTGCTAAACTGATACAGAATTCCCTTCTTGCAATACAAGGAGTTCAAGAAATAGACTTTGACCTGCAGCTCAAGAAGTTATCGGTCTCTTATACAGCAGATGTAACAGGACCTAGAGACTTTATTCGCGCTATTGAATCAACTGAATCAGGATGTTTCAAGGCATGTATATTTCCTCAgggaagagaaagagaagaacaTAGACAACACGAAATCAGGCAATATCATAAAGCGTTTATTTGGAGTTTAGTATTTACAATTCCTGTGTTTTTTACTTCCATGGTGTTTATGTACATTCCTGGTCTGAAAAATGTTTTGGAAACTAAGGTTGCCAACATGCTAACAGTCGGACAGGTTCTGAGATGGGCATTGTCTACACCGGTACAGTTCATCATTGGTCGAAAATTCTATGTTGGTGCTTATATTTCCTTAAGCCATGGTTATGCTAACATGGATGTTCTTATTGCATTAGGAACAAATGCAGCATATTTTTATTCAGTCTATTCTGTACTAAGAGCTGCTACTTCTCCAACTTTCAAAGCCAGTGACTTTTTCGAGACTAGCTCGATGCTTATCTCGTTCATTCTACTAGGAAAATATTTGGAAGTTTTGGCTAGAGGAAAGACATCTGAGGCCATTGCCAAGCTTATGGATTTAGCCCCAAAGACTGCAACACTGCTAACTCTAGATGACAAAGGCAATGTGGTGAATGAGGAAGAAGTTGATAGCCAATTGATACAAAAGAACGACGTGATTAAAACCATTCCAGGCTCGAAAGTAGCCTGTGATGGTCTTGTCATCTGGGGACAAAGCCATATAAATGAAAGCATGATAACAGGAGAATCTCATCCGGTCACTAGAAAGACGGGTGACATGGTGATTGGAGGGACTTTGAATGAGAATGGGGTGTTACACATCAAGGCAACAAGGGTTGGGTCAGAAACTGCTCTATCACAGATTGTTCGGTTGGTTGAATCAGCACAAATGGCTAAAGCTCCTGTGCAAAGATTTGCTGATCACATTTCCAAATACTTTGTGCCTATT GTCATTGCTCTCTCATTTTGTACTTGGGTTTCTTGGTTTTTAGCTGGAACTTTTAATGCTTATCCAAGAACTTGGATTCCTTCTTCCATGGATAGCTTTGAGCTTGCCCTGCAGTTTGGCATTTCTGTCATGGTGGTAGCTTGCCCCTGTGCACTCGGCCTAGCTACTCCCACAGCTGTTATGGTTGGTACTGGTGTTGGTGCTTCCCTCGGTGTCCTTATTAAAGGTGGTCAGGCATTGGAAAGTGCACAAGAG GTAAACTGTATAGTTTTTGACAAGACTGGCACTCTTACTATTGGCAAGCCTATGGTTGTTAATACTAGGATTTTCAAAACTATGGTACCTCAAGAATTTTATGAACTTATTGCTGCTGCTGAG GGAAATAGTGATCACCCCTTAGCCAAAGCAATTGTTGAGTACGCGAAAAAATTAAGAGGAAGTGAGGAGAACCTTGCCTGGCCTGAAGCCTCGGACTTCGAGTCGATAACTGGCCATGGTGTGAAAGCTGTCATCTGTAACAAAGAAGTGATTTTGGGGAATAAAAGCTTGATGGTGGAGCAAGGCATTGCCATTCCAGTTGAAGCTGAAGAAGCATTAGCAGAAACAGAAGGACAGGCTCAAACCGGCATACTTGTATCTATCGATAAAGAGCTGATTGGTGTTCTTTCTGTTTCTGACCTGTTGAAGCCAGAGGCTCCAGAAGTCATCTCCATTCTCAAATCAATGAACGTTGAGAGCATGATAGTAACAGGTGACAACTGGGGAACAGCAAATGCCATAGCCAAGCAAGTTGGAATTGAGAGGAAAAATGTTGTTGCAGAAGCCAAACCTGAACAGAAAGCTGAAAAAGTGAAGGAACTACAG TACACAGGATTTAGGAAAAGTTGTGGCAATGGTAGGAGATGGAGTTAA
- the LOC125843298 gene encoding probable copper-transporting ATPase HMA5 isoform X1: MHHEKSSQVCRIQVNGMTCTSCSTTLESALQVIPGVQKARVALATQEAEICYDPKIVECNQLLEAIGNTGFEGILISTGGDSSQILLKVDGVDTENCAKLIQNSLLAIQGVQEIDFDLQLKKLSVSYTADVTGPRDFIRAIESTESGCFKACIFPQGREREEHRQHEIRQYHKAFIWSLVFTIPVFFTSMVFMYIPGLKNVLETKVANMLTVGQVLRWALSTPVQFIIGRKFYVGAYISLSHGYANMDVLIALGTNAAYFYSVYSVLRAATSPTFKASDFFETSSMLISFILLGKYLEVLARGKTSEAIAKLMDLAPKTATLLTLDDKGNVVNEEEVDSQLIQKNDVIKTIPGSKVACDGLVIWGQSHINESMITGESHPVTRKTGDMVIGGTLNENGVLHIKATRVGSETALSQIVRLVESAQMAKAPVQRFADHISKYFVPIVIALSFCTWVSWFLAGTFNAYPRTWIPSSMDSFELALQFGISVMVVACPCALGLATPTAVMVGTGVGASLGVLIKGGQALESAQEVNCIVFDKTGTLTIGKPMVVNTRIFKTMVPQEFYELIAAAEGNSDHPLAKAIVEYAKKLRGSEENLAWPEASDFESITGHGVKAVICNKEVILGNKSLMVEQGIAIPVEAEEALAETEGQAQTGILVSIDKELIGVLSVSDLLKPEAPEVISILKSMNVESMIVTGDNWGTANAIAKQVGIERKNVVAEAKPEQKAEKVKELQDLGKVVAMVGDGVNDSPALVAADVGIAIGAGTDIAIEAADIVLMKSSLKDVITAIDLSKKTFRRIHLNYFWALGYNLLGIPIAAGVLFPSTHFRLPPWIAGAAMAASSVSVVCSSLLLKNYKKPKKLNTLDLQGITVE, from the exons atgCATCATGAGAAGTCCTCACAAGTATGCAGGATTCAAGTGAATGGAATGACTTGTACTTCATGCTCCACAACTCTTGAATCAGCATTGCAGGTAATCCCTGGTGTACAAAAAGCACGAGTCGCGTTAGCAACTCAAGAAGCTGAAATCTGTTATGATCCAAAAATAGTTGAGTGTAATCAGTTGTTGGAAGCTATTGGAAATACAGGATTTGAAGGCATATTGATTAGTACAGGAGGAGATAGTAGTCAAATACTGCTTAAAGTTGATGGAGTTGACACTGAGAATTGTGCTAAACTGATACAGAATTCCCTTCTTGCAATACAAGGAGTTCAAGAAATAGACTTTGACCTGCAGCTCAAGAAGTTATCGGTCTCTTATACAGCAGATGTAACAGGACCTAGAGACTTTATTCGCGCTATTGAATCAACTGAATCAGGATGTTTCAAGGCATGTATATTTCCTCAgggaagagaaagagaagaacaTAGACAACACGAAATCAGGCAATATCATAAAGCGTTTATTTGGAGTTTAGTATTTACAATTCCTGTGTTTTTTACTTCCATGGTGTTTATGTACATTCCTGGTCTGAAAAATGTTTTGGAAACTAAGGTTGCCAACATGCTAACAGTCGGACAGGTTCTGAGATGGGCATTGTCTACACCGGTACAGTTCATCATTGGTCGAAAATTCTATGTTGGTGCTTATATTTCCTTAAGCCATGGTTATGCTAACATGGATGTTCTTATTGCATTAGGAACAAATGCAGCATATTTTTATTCAGTCTATTCTGTACTAAGAGCTGCTACTTCTCCAACTTTCAAAGCCAGTGACTTTTTCGAGACTAGCTCGATGCTTATCTCGTTCATTCTACTAGGAAAATATTTGGAAGTTTTGGCTAGAGGAAAGACATCTGAGGCCATTGCCAAGCTTATGGATTTAGCCCCAAAGACTGCAACACTGCTAACTCTAGATGACAAAGGCAATGTGGTGAATGAGGAAGAAGTTGATAGCCAATTGATACAAAAGAACGACGTGATTAAAACCATTCCAGGCTCGAAAGTAGCCTGTGATGGTCTTGTCATCTGGGGACAAAGCCATATAAATGAAAGCATGATAACAGGAGAATCTCATCCGGTCACTAGAAAGACGGGTGACATGGTGATTGGAGGGACTTTGAATGAGAATGGGGTGTTACACATCAAGGCAACAAGGGTTGGGTCAGAAACTGCTCTATCACAGATTGTTCGGTTGGTTGAATCAGCACAAATGGCTAAAGCTCCTGTGCAAAGATTTGCTGATCACATTTCCAAATACTTTGTGCCTATT GTCATTGCTCTCTCATTTTGTACTTGGGTTTCTTGGTTTTTAGCTGGAACTTTTAATGCTTATCCAAGAACTTGGATTCCTTCTTCCATGGATAGCTTTGAGCTTGCCCTGCAGTTTGGCATTTCTGTCATGGTGGTAGCTTGCCCCTGTGCACTCGGCCTAGCTACTCCCACAGCTGTTATGGTTGGTACTGGTGTTGGTGCTTCCCTCGGTGTCCTTATTAAAGGTGGTCAGGCATTGGAAAGTGCACAAGAG GTAAACTGTATAGTTTTTGACAAGACTGGCACTCTTACTATTGGCAAGCCTATGGTTGTTAATACTAGGATTTTCAAAACTATGGTACCTCAAGAATTTTATGAACTTATTGCTGCTGCTGAG GGAAATAGTGATCACCCCTTAGCCAAAGCAATTGTTGAGTACGCGAAAAAATTAAGAGGAAGTGAGGAGAACCTTGCCTGGCCTGAAGCCTCGGACTTCGAGTCGATAACTGGCCATGGTGTGAAAGCTGTCATCTGTAACAAAGAAGTGATTTTGGGGAATAAAAGCTTGATGGTGGAGCAAGGCATTGCCATTCCAGTTGAAGCTGAAGAAGCATTAGCAGAAACAGAAGGACAGGCTCAAACCGGCATACTTGTATCTATCGATAAAGAGCTGATTGGTGTTCTTTCTGTTTCTGACCTGTTGAAGCCAGAGGCTCCAGAAGTCATCTCCATTCTCAAATCAATGAACGTTGAGAGCATGATAGTAACAGGTGACAACTGGGGAACAGCAAATGCCATAGCCAAGCAAGTTGGAATTGAGAGGAAAAATGTTGTTGCAGAAGCCAAACCTGAACAGAAAGCTGAAAAAGTGAAGGAACTACAG GATTTAGGAAAAGTTGTGGCAATGGTAGGAGATGGAGTTAATGACTCACCGGCACTTGTGGCTGCTGATGTAGGAATAGCAATTGGTGCAGGCACAGATATAGCAATCGAGGCAGCTGACATTGTTCTTATGAAAAGCAGCTTGAAAGATGTAATAACAGCAATCGATCTTTCTAAGAAAACATTCCGGAGAATCCATCTCAACTACTTCTGGGCTTTGGGATATAATCTCCTCGGCATCCCAATTGCTGCTGGCGTCCTGTTCCCATCTACTCATTTCCGCTTACCACCATGGATTGCCGGGGCTGCAATGGCTGCCTCTTCAGTCAGTGTAGTTTGCAGCTCTCTTCTGCTGAAAAACTACAAGAAACCTAAGAAACTGAATACTCTTGACTTACAAGGTATCACAGTTGAGTAA